The genomic interval TTGCCAAGGGTGGGGTTTTGTCCGGCACTTGGCACGAAACCAGCCGCAATGTTGGCGGAACTCTCGAAGGGCGTGCCGGCAACGGGCAGTTTAACGTCAACGTCAGCGCTCCCGCATTCACGGCGAAGCTCAAATTGACCACGCATGGCAACCGGCAGAACGTCGTCATCAGCTCCGAGGGTCAGTTCAGGGGCGCCCGTATCTCGCTATCGCGCTCCTGATTTTTTCAAGCCTTTGTCGGCCTGGCATTTCTGGCGGTTGCTTTCGTCAGGCCGCACGCGTCGGTGCCACCTCTTTAGCCCGTCACGTCAGCGACCCGCGGCCTTGCGTAAGGCAACATTGATGCGGTCCTGCCAGCCCGGACCGCCCTCCTGAAAATATTCCAGGACGTCCTGGTCGATCCGCAGCGACACAAGCTGCTTGACGCCGGGCAGCGCGGCCGTCTTCGGTGGAGCTTCGGCGACCTTCTTTGTCACCTGCTTGAACGCGGCCTCCGCCTCGGTGCGGGCATCGTTCAGCGTCCTTGGCCGTCTCGGTGGTTCTGCCATCGCCTCTTTCCTGAAAATCCGCTCGCAAGACAATTCGATCAAATTCCCTCGAACAGCGCAGTCGAGAGATAGCGCTCCGAAAACGACGGGACGACGGCAAGAATCGTCCGGCCCGCGCTCTCCGGCCGCTTGCCGATGGCAAGCGCCGCCGCAACCGCGGCGCCGGACGAAATGCCGCCCGGGATGCCTTCGTTACGCGCCAGCGCGCGGGCGGTTTCGAGCGCCGTGGCGCTATCGACCTTGACGACTTCGTCGATGACGGAACGATCCAGGATGTCCGGGATGAAACCCGCGCCTAATCCCTGAATCTTGTGCGGCGAATGCCGGCCGCCCGACAAGACCGCGCTCTCTTCCGGCTCCACCGCAACGATGCGCAGCGCCGGCTTGCGCGGCTTCAGGGCCTGACCGATCCCCGTGATGGTCCCGCCGGTACCGACGCCCGCCACGATATAATCGATGTTTCCGCCGGTATCGTTCCAGATCTCCTCCGCCGTGGTGCGCCGGTGAATCTCCGGGTTGGCGAGGTTCTTGAACTGTTGCGGCATCACGGCGTGCGGCGTCGTGCGCACCAGTTCCTCGGCCATGGCGATGGATCCCCTCATGCCCTCTGCCGCCGGCGTCAGAACGATTTCAGCGCCCAGAAACGCCAGCATCTTGCAGCGCTCCGTCGAAACCGATTCCGGCATCACCAGCTTCAGGCGGTAGCCGCGCGAGGCTGCAACGAAGGCCAGCGCAATGCCCGTGTTGCCCGATGTCGGTTCGATCAGAACGGTGTCGGCGTGGATCTTGCCGGCCTTCTCCATCGCGATGACCATCGCGGCGCCGATGCGATCCTTCACGCTCGCGGCCGGGTTGAAATATTCCAGCTTGGCCAGAATTGTCGCGTTCACGCCGTGCTGCTGCGGCAACCGGCGCAGCCGGACGATCGGGGTGTCGCCGACCGTATCGACAATACTGTCGAACACGCGGCCACGGCCGGCACGGTGCGATGCATCGGTATTCGACTGCGTATCCATGTCAGCGTCCTTGAGTAACGGGTTGAAACAATGCGCATCCTCTCCATAGGGTCAGCTAGCACCCGGGGGCAAGCGCCGTGCGTGCTGCAACAATCCATTGCACCGCAAAACCGGGCGCCCGCAAAACTAGAATCGTAAAAGAAACGTATTTGTGTTGCGACATCGTCAAACATTGCATTTAATGAAGAACTCAGCTTAGCCTGATCAAAGAGGAGGTCACGATGCCGGCGATTGCTGAAATCCAGTCGACCGCCCTGCCACACTCCGCGCGGCGGGAATCCGATCTTCCGACCTGCCCGGTTTGCGCTGATACGATGATCGCGGCGGAAGCATCGGCATATCTGTCGGATAACCTCATCGGCCATTTGTGGAGTTGCGACACCTGCGGTTACGGTTTCGTGACCAAGCATGTCATTGTCCGACGCATCGCCTGCAACTGATAGACACGTCCAACGCAGCCTGACATCAACGCGCGGCAATATCGCCGCGCGCCCAGTCTTCACGCGTCCGTTCACGAAATTGCTGAAAGGTTTCCTCGGTGATCGCCGCGCGCATGGCCTGCATCAGGTTCTGGTAGTAGGCGACGTTGATCCCGGAGAGCAGCATCGCGCCCAGCGTTTCGCCCGATCGAACCAGATGATGAAGATAGGCCCGCGAATAGTTTCGCGATGCCGACCATGAACTCTCTTCGTCGAGCGGACGCGGATCGTCGGCATGGCGCGCGTTGCGCAGGTTGATTTGGCCGAAGCGAGTGAAGGCCATGCCGTGACGCCCGTTCCGCGTCGGCATGACGCAATCGAACATGTCGATGCCGCGCGCGACGGCTTCCAGCAGATCGTCCGGCGTGCCGACGCCCATCAGATACCGCGGCCGGTCCGCCGGCATCGACGGAACCGTTTCCTCGATCATCGCGAGCATCACGGCCTGCGGTTCGCCGACCGCGAGGCCGCCGATGGCGTAGCCGTGGAAACCGATTTCGTTCAGCTCCCGCACGCTCGTGCGACGCAGCTCGGGGCTATCGCCCCCCTGAACGATACCGAACAGCATATTGGCAGCGGGCGCCCCCTCGAAAGCGCGCTTGCTGCGCTCGGCCCAGCGCAGCGAGAGCCGCATGGCGCGCTCCATGTCGTTGCGCTCCGCCGGCAGACGCACGCATTCGTCGAGCTGCATTGCTATGTCGGAGCCGAGCAGCCGCTGGACTTCGATCGCGCGTTCCGGCGTCAGTTCGATCGCGGCGCCGTCGATATGGGATCGAAAGGTCACGCCCTGCTCTTTCACCTTTCGCAACTGCGCCAGCGACATCACCTGGAAGCCGCCGGAATCCGTCAGCATGGGCCCGCCCCAGGTGGTGAATTTTTGCAAACCACCGAGTTCGGCGATCCGCTCGGCGCCCGGCCGCAGCATCAGATGATAGGTGTTGCCGAGCACGATATCAGTCCCGGCATCGCGCACCTCGCGCCATTGCAGGCCCTTCATGGCGCCCTGCGTCCCGACCGGCATGAACGCCGGCGTTCGCACCGCGCCGTGCGGCGTGGTCAGCATTCCGGTACGAGCGTCGCCGTCGCGGCCGAGAAGCTCGAAATGGTTGGCGAGGCTCATGCGCCGGACCTGCCCGGAAATAGCAGGCAGGCATCGCCATAGGAATAGAACCGGTAGCCTGCGGCAATGGCGTGAGCATAGGCCTGTTTCATGGTTTCAAGGCCGCTGAAGGCCGAGACCAGCATGAACAGCGTCGAGCGCGGCAGATGAAAATTCGTCATCAGAATATCGACGGCGCGAAAGCGATAGCCCGGCGTGATGAAGATCGCGGTCTCGCCGGTGAACGGCGCGATCTGGCCGTCTTCCCCGGTCGCGCTCTCCAAAAGCCGCAGCGATGTCGTGCCGACCGCGACGATCCGGCCACCGCCGGCCCGCGCCGCATTCAGCGCCTCGGCGGTCTCGGCTGAAATCGTGCCCCACTCCGAATGCATGCGGTGCCCGGCGGTGTCCTCGGTTTTCACCGGAAGAAACGTGCCCGCGCCG from Nitrobacter sp. NHB1 carries:
- a CDS encoding BrnA antitoxin family protein, with protein sequence MAEPPRRPRTLNDARTEAEAAFKQVTKKVAEAPPKTAALPGVKQLVSLRIDQDVLEYFQEGGPGWQDRINVALRKAAGR
- the cysK gene encoding cysteine synthase A, with the translated sequence MDTQSNTDASHRAGRGRVFDSIVDTVGDTPIVRLRRLPQQHGVNATILAKLEYFNPAASVKDRIGAAMVIAMEKAGKIHADTVLIEPTSGNTGIALAFVAASRGYRLKLVMPESVSTERCKMLAFLGAEIVLTPAAEGMRGSIAMAEELVRTTPHAVMPQQFKNLANPEIHRRTTAEEIWNDTGGNIDYIVAGVGTGGTITGIGQALKPRKPALRIVAVEPEESAVLSGGRHSPHKIQGLGAGFIPDILDRSVIDEVVKVDSATALETARALARNEGIPGGISSGAAVAAALAIGKRPESAGRTILAVVPSFSERYLSTALFEGI
- the tgt gene encoding tRNA guanosine(34) transglycosylase Tgt, which translates into the protein MSLANHFELLGRDGDARTGMLTTPHGAVRTPAFMPVGTQGAMKGLQWREVRDAGTDIVLGNTYHLMLRPGAERIAELGGLQKFTTWGGPMLTDSGGFQVMSLAQLRKVKEQGVTFRSHIDGAAIELTPERAIEVQRLLGSDIAMQLDECVRLPAERNDMERAMRLSLRWAERSKRAFEGAPAANMLFGIVQGGDSPELRRTSVRELNEIGFHGYAIGGLAVGEPQAVMLAMIEETVPSMPADRPRYLMGVGTPDDLLEAVARGIDMFDCVMPTRNGRHGMAFTRFGQINLRNARHADDPRPLDEESSWSASRNYSRAYLHHLVRSGETLGAMLLSGINVAYYQNLMQAMRAAITEETFQQFRERTREDWARGDIAAR